Part of the Bacteriovorax stolpii genome, CCGAATTTCGTAAGCTACGAACTCACAGCAGAGCATTTAAAAGCAAAAGAAGCCTCACGTGAAGACAAGTTCATCCCTGATCCACTTTTAAAACAAAAGAATCTTCCTTTTGTTGTCAGCGCTGAGTATGTCAAAACAGGTTACGACAGAGGTCACATGGCCCCTTCTGCGGATTTTGCTTGGAGCCAGGAAGCTAACGATTTAACTTTTGTTATGTCGAATATGGCGCCTCAAAAACCTAAACTAAACCGCGATGCCTGGAAGAGACTTGAAGAGCAAGTGAGAAAATGGGCCTGTGGAGAAGAGAAGGTAACAGTTGTCACTGGACCCGTTTTAAAAGAGCGTCTGACGACACTTCCTAGCGGATTAGAAATTCCCGAAGCCTTCTTTAAGATCATCATCGATGAAACGCCTCCGAAAAAGGCCATCGCTTTTATGTATTATCAGGAAGACAGCGGTGACATGCTCGCAGAAAGAATGATCCCACTTAAAAAGATTGAATCAGCAACTGGTATTGCTTTTAACCGCGAATTCCCTGACCTGAATGGCAAGATCAGAATGCCGGCCAGTACGAATGAATGGAAAGAAGCAGACTGCAGCAAGTAGGTTTATATGCGTTCACTTCTATTGTCCCTTCTCGCACTTTCAGTGGTGGGATGTTCTTCAACTCCTGTCATGGAAAAAAGTGTTCAGGAAAAATTCATGCGCGATTTCTCAAGTACAAACCTACAAATCGCCAATCGTTATTACAGAAATTTCCAGCAATACGAAGGATTCTCTCAGACTTATTGGGAGACAATTCTGGAGCAGCTCTCAAGCGATAGTGCTCTAAGTTTAAAAAGAGACATCAGGGCCTTTAATGTGATTAAGGCCAAAGGCTTTGAGAAGGGGACAGTGATCTGTGTTTACTCAGAGTATTTCGAACTCGGTTTCTGTGACAACACGAGATGCGAAGGAACTGAACTTTCTGGGATTAAAAAGGAAGAAGAAATTCCTGAGGCCATGGCGAGAGTGACTGCTTACACTTGTTCAAAATAAAAAAGGCCGAAGATTTCTCTTCGGCCTTTTCATCGAAACTTATTTTTTGAGAACTTATTTAGAAGCTGAGATTGTTTCCATGATCCATGGGTGAGCTACAGCTACGTTTCCATAGATCCCATAGTACTTAGC contains:
- a CDS encoding DNA/RNA non-specific endonuclease; amino-acid sequence: MKLRNVFFFLLLAGCATKPTQQPVETPKSTTKVVKSVEKSQPAELRDTIVLDHKFFKISYNMKRRLPNFVSYELTAEHLKAKEASREDKFIPDPLLKQKNLPFVVSAEYVKTGYDRGHMAPSADFAWSQEANDLTFVMSNMAPQKPKLNRDAWKRLEEQVRKWACGEEKVTVVTGPVLKERLTTLPSGLEIPEAFFKIIIDETPPKKAIAFMYYQEDSGDMLAERMIPLKKIESATGIAFNREFPDLNGKIRMPASTNEWKEADCSK